A region from the Silene latifolia isolate original U9 population chromosome 7, ASM4854445v1, whole genome shotgun sequence genome encodes:
- the LOC141590246 gene encoding uncharacterized protein LOC141590246, which produces MFWSYHHNCISIWMKWSREYIFKQSSGWDLEASACLSPIWKQILIIRDEFVTKVGSKEEAQGLFQVWATAGKLPLQTVYSIFHGTSHELRWMKPILDAIVLPKHAFVATLAAHHALATVDNLCKRGILMVNRCVLCLHASETCSHLFFDCPYSRDLMQGVLLLQGINRRVTSLKHELYKLALNRNKNWRSKVARCSIAAAIYHLWQERNLRIFKGVSRDVDRLLNRVKYVVCVRMYAWNNGIFSSQMLQLFIG; this is translated from the coding sequence ATGTTCTGGTCTTATCATCATAACTGTATTTCCATCTGGATGAAATGGTCCAGGGAATACATCTTCAAGCAGTCTTCTGGATGGGATCTTGAGGCTTCTGCCTGCCTTTCACCTATTTGGAAACAAATCCTCATAATCAGGGATGAGTTTGTCACTAAGGTAGGCTCAAAGGAAGAGGCTCAGGGTTTATTCCAGGTCTGGGCTACTGCTGGAAAGCTTCCATTGCAGACTGTCTACTCTATCTTTCACGGGACATCCCATGAGCTTAGGTGGATGAAACCCATCTTAGATGCCATAGTTCTTCCCAAGCATGCTTTTGTAGCCACTTTAGCTGCTCATCATGCGCTGGCAACGGTGGATAACCTTTGTAAAAGGGGGATTCTCATGGTAAATCGCTGTGTCTTGTGTCTCCATGCGTCTGAGACATGCTCTCACTTGTTCTTTGACTGTCCTTACTCAAGGGACCTGATGCAGGGGGTCCTACTTTTGCAAGGCATTAACAGACGAGTCACAAGTCTCAAACATGAATTATACAAGCTTGCTTTGAATAGGAACAAGAATTGGAGGTCTAAGGTAGCTCGGTGCTCTATTGCTGCTGCTATCTACCATTTATGGCAAGAGAGGAACCTGAGGATTTTCAAGGGTGTTAGTCGTGATGTTGACAGGTTACTTAATAGGGTAAAATATGTTGTCTGTGTGCGTATGTATGCttggaacaatgggatctttagTTCTCAAATGCTCCAACTGTTTATAGGGTGA